In Funiculus sociatus GB2-C1, the following proteins share a genomic window:
- the hemJ gene encoding protoporphyrinogen oxidase HemJ — translation MAYFWYKAFHIVGFVVWFAGLFYLVRLFIYHVEAGEQPEPAQTILKNQYQIMEKRLYKIITTPGMIVTVAMAIGIVTTEPEVLKQTWLHIKLGLVVVLIGYHHYCGRLLKQLAEDRCTWSSQQLRALNEAPTLLLVVIVLLAVFKNSLPLDITTWTVVGLIITMAATIQLYAKKRKRDQEKLQNEVPQQEAQQTI, via the coding sequence ATGGCTTATTTCTGGTATAAGGCTTTTCACATTGTCGGCTTTGTGGTCTGGTTTGCAGGCTTGTTTTACCTGGTACGTCTCTTTATCTATCACGTAGAGGCGGGTGAGCAGCCAGAACCTGCCCAAACGATTCTGAAGAATCAGTATCAGATTATGGAAAAACGCCTTTACAAAATCATCACGACACCAGGAATGATAGTGACGGTAGCGATGGCGATTGGTATCGTTACTACTGAACCTGAAGTTCTCAAGCAAACTTGGTTGCATATCAAACTCGGTTTGGTGGTTGTTTTAATTGGCTACCATCATTATTGTGGTCGTCTCCTCAAACAGTTAGCCGAAGATCGATGCACTTGGAGTAGTCAGCAGTTACGGGCTTTGAATGAAGCCCCTACTTTACTGCTAGTTGTAATTGTTTTGCTGGCTGTGTTTAAAAATAGTCTGCCTTTAGATATCACCACTTGGACGGTCGTGGGTTTAATTATTACTATGGCAGCTACTATTCAGTTGTATGCGAAAAAGCGTAAGCGGGATCAAGAAAAACTCCAGAATGAGGTTCCCCAACAAGAGGCGCAACAAACAATATAA
- a CDS encoding DUF2811 domain-containing protein, whose product MNATISILAEIPEELHESLKNYLETHPDWDHDRVFAAALSLFLLQNGNGNSPEASQSYRKAARVYLETLFQHTV is encoded by the coding sequence ATGAACGCAACAATCAGTATCCTGGCAGAAATCCCTGAAGAACTACACGAATCTCTCAAAAACTACCTAGAAACTCATCCTGATTGGGATCACGATCGCGTTTTTGCCGCAGCGCTGTCCCTATTCTTGCTGCAAAATGGTAATGGCAACAGCCCAGAAGCTTCGCAAAGTTATCGCAAAGCAGCACGGGTTTATCTGGAAACCCTTTTCCAGCATACAGTTTGA
- a CDS encoding HD family phosphohydrolase, with protein sequence MIISHCQTTAKNQMYLPQIEQPAELIEQLLAIGTALSGSQDLGELLNLILSKSREITCSDAGSVYLIDRTEDTPKLVFKVAQNDSRSSDSFREFCVPLTPKSLAGYVALTGESLNLPDAYNLPPDVPYQLDRSFDLSIPYHTRSVLVLPMQDAEGEIIGVLQLINRKININAVVTPENVRDVTQPYSAWEEYVVRSLASQAAISIERNQLQKSIENLFEGFVRASVQIIEARDPTTSGHSERVADLVVRLAQEASTVTTGPLRLIYFSDRQIQEIRYAALLHDFGKVSTPEAILGKQKKLYPAQLEVIRNRFAVAQRTLEMECAQSKFKYLIEHPSHRHNDSENVCSHCQQLQQLDSQVEDAIAKLNEYWQLLLEANEPHILAQELPERLRELSEYTYQDVDGDMKPLMSPQELSQLMVPRGNLTTAERSIIEAHVTHTYEFLKRIPWTKHLKNVPLIAALHHEKLDGSGYPQALTQAEIPIQTQILTIADIYDALTASDRPYKRRLPVENAIAILRAEAAQSKINTDLVTLFEQRHVFAALGHTLSIEAHSAA encoded by the coding sequence ATGATAATTTCCCATTGCCAGACGACAGCTAAAAACCAGATGTATCTGCCCCAAATAGAGCAACCAGCAGAGCTAATCGAGCAACTTTTGGCGATAGGGACAGCACTTTCGGGCAGTCAAGATTTAGGAGAATTACTAAATCTGATTTTATCTAAGAGTCGCGAGATTACTTGTAGCGATGCGGGAAGTGTTTATTTAATAGATCGAACTGAAGACACTCCCAAGTTGGTATTTAAGGTAGCACAGAATGATTCTCGATCGAGCGATTCCTTTCGAGAGTTCTGCGTGCCGTTAACTCCAAAAAGTTTGGCAGGGTACGTGGCGCTGACGGGTGAAAGCTTAAATTTGCCAGATGCTTATAATTTACCTCCAGATGTTCCCTACCAGCTGGATCGCAGTTTTGACCTGAGCATTCCCTACCACACGCGCTCAGTGTTGGTGCTGCCAATGCAAGACGCTGAAGGAGAAATTATCGGGGTGCTTCAGCTGATCAATCGCAAGATTAATATTAATGCGGTTGTAACTCCGGAAAATGTGCGGGATGTTACTCAACCTTATTCGGCGTGGGAAGAATACGTTGTGCGAAGTCTTGCTTCTCAGGCGGCGATCTCTATTGAACGCAATCAATTACAAAAGAGTATTGAAAATCTCTTCGAGGGCTTTGTTAGAGCTTCTGTTCAGATTATTGAAGCGCGAGATCCCACAACATCGGGGCATTCTGAGCGAGTTGCAGACTTGGTGGTGCGTCTGGCTCAAGAAGCGAGTACAGTCACCACAGGGCCATTGCGGTTGATTTATTTTAGCGATCGCCAAATCCAAGAAATTCGTTATGCAGCACTGTTGCATGACTTTGGCAAAGTAAGTACACCAGAAGCTATTTTAGGCAAGCAGAAAAAACTTTATCCAGCGCAGCTGGAGGTGATTCGGAACCGCTTTGCGGTAGCGCAGCGCACCTTAGAAATGGAATGCGCCCAGAGTAAGTTTAAATATTTAATTGAGCATCCCAGCCACCGCCACAATGATTCGGAAAACGTCTGTTCCCACTGCCAACAACTGCAACAATTAGATAGCCAAGTTGAAGATGCGATCGCTAAACTCAATGAATATTGGCAGCTATTACTAGAGGCAAACGAACCCCATATTCTAGCCCAAGAGCTTCCAGAACGACTCAGAGAGTTGTCTGAATACACCTATCAAGATGTTGATGGTGACATGAAGCCGCTGATGTCACCTCAAGAATTGTCTCAACTTATGGTGCCTAGAGGTAATTTGACAACCGCAGAGCGCTCGATAATCGAAGCCCACGTCACCCACACCTACGAATTTCTCAAGCGAATTCCCTGGACAAAGCATCTAAAAAACGTTCCCCTAATTGCTGCTTTGCATCACGAAAAACTCGATGGTAGTGGCTATCCCCAAGCCTTAACACAGGCAGAAATTCCCATTCAAACCCAGATTTTGACGATTGCAGATATTTACGATGCACTCACAGCAAGCGATCGCCCTTATAAACGTCGATTGCCTGTTGAAAACGCGATCGCCATTCTCAGAGCAGAAGCAGCTCAAAGCAAAATCAACACCGATCTAGTCACCCTGTTCGAGCAACGCCATGTTTTTGCTGCTTTGGGTCACACCCTCTCAATTGAAGCTCATTCAGCAGCTTAG
- a CDS encoding DUF3082 domain-containing protein codes for MTDPTPTQNPVVQPAETPTTPLRCLTGALIAGGMAYCLYLLTVSISQTFAAKPISSDNVTAINIAIAVRTLVVGMSALGTCIFGLVTLGLLALAIQITFQRLTNRTPPPTQ; via the coding sequence ATGACTGACCCTACTCCTACACAAAATCCAGTTGTCCAACCAGCCGAAACACCAACGACTCCTCTACGCTGTTTGACTGGGGCGTTGATTGCAGGAGGAATGGCATATTGCCTCTACTTGCTCACCGTCTCGATTTCTCAAACTTTTGCCGCTAAGCCTATTTCATCAGATAACGTTACTGCGATCAATATTGCGATCGCTGTTCGTACTCTCGTTGTTGGTATGAGCGCACTGGGAACATGTATCTTTGGTTTAGTAACTCTTGGTCTTCTTGCCTTAGCTATTCAAATTACGTTTCAACGCCTGACAAACCGGACACCACCACCAACTCAATAG
- the ispE gene encoding 4-(cytidine 5'-diphospho)-2-C-methyl-D-erythritol kinase, with amino-acid sequence MRSYSLISPAKINLYLEIIGDRPDGYHELVMVLQSIGLSDRINLRSLSTEIIRVQCDHPEVPQDKSNLAYRAAELMAVKFPEAFAQYGGVEIAIEKQIPVGAGLAGGSSNAAAVIVGIDLLWHLGLTQSELQELAAKIGSDVPFCIAGGTALATGRGEELSPLPNLDRLYVVLGKYRNLAVYTPWAYQTYRQQYLSSYVRDADSLEARRERVHSGPMVRAIYNKDGAKIGQLLHNDLEKVVLPEYPQVLRLREAFISAGVLGTMMSGSGPTVFALCETEAQAQQVQQQVRQSILDPNLDLWVTGVTTNGIHVST; translated from the coding sequence ATGCGTTCCTACTCCCTGATTTCCCCAGCCAAAATTAATCTGTACCTGGAAATTATCGGCGATCGCCCGGATGGTTATCACGAACTGGTAATGGTGCTGCAAAGCATCGGCTTAAGCGATCGCATAAATTTGCGATCGCTTAGCACCGAAATCATCCGCGTCCAATGCGATCATCCCGAAGTGCCGCAAGACAAAAGTAATCTTGCTTACCGCGCGGCAGAGTTGATGGCAGTAAAATTTCCCGAAGCCTTTGCCCAGTATGGCGGCGTTGAAATTGCCATAGAAAAACAAATTCCCGTGGGGGCTGGACTCGCTGGCGGATCTAGCAATGCCGCAGCTGTTATCGTCGGGATAGATTTGCTGTGGCATCTGGGACTCACTCAGTCGGAATTGCAAGAATTGGCTGCAAAAATTGGCTCAGATGTTCCTTTTTGTATCGCAGGCGGCACAGCACTGGCAACTGGGCGGGGTGAGGAACTTTCTCCTCTGCCTAATTTGGATCGTCTCTATGTCGTCTTGGGCAAGTACCGCAATCTTGCGGTTTACACTCCGTGGGCTTACCAAACTTACCGACAGCAATATCTCAGTTCCTACGTTAGGGATGCTGATAGTTTGGAAGCACGCAGGGAACGAGTACATTCTGGGCCAATGGTGCGAGCTATCTACAATAAAGATGGAGCAAAAATCGGTCAACTGCTGCACAATGACCTAGAGAAAGTCGTATTGCCAGAGTATCCCCAAGTATTGCGACTGCGGGAAGCTTTCATCAGTGCTGGTGTCTTGGGAACCATGATGTCGGGTTCCGGGCCAACAGTATTTGCACTCTGCGAAACAGAAGCCCAAGCACAACAGGTACAGCAGCAAGTTAGACAGTCAATTCTTGACCCCAATTTAGACTTGTGGGTGACTGGGGTAACAACTAACGGTATTCATGTTTCAACTTAA
- the rsmA gene encoding 16S rRNA (adenine(1518)-N(6)/adenine(1519)-N(6))-dimethyltransferase RsmA yields MTPQPRKQFAQHWLRSDKALNQIVAAAALSKCDRVLEIGPGTGILTRRLLPLAESVVAVEIDRDLCQLLAKQLGKVENFLLLQGDFLSLDLDTSLTSFPAFQNPNKVVANIPYNITGPILEKLLGTISQPAAKPFDSIVLLVQKEVAQRLYAKPGSKAFGALSVRVQYLAECELICIVPAGAFHPPPKVDSAVVRLRPRMTEPPADDPKHLETLLKLGFAEKRKMLRNNLKGIVERDRLTQLLEQLEVNPQARAEDLSVAQWVALSNLDLA; encoded by the coding sequence ATGACCCCTCAACCTAGAAAACAATTTGCTCAACACTGGCTGCGAAGCGACAAGGCGCTGAATCAAATTGTCGCCGCAGCTGCTTTATCGAAATGCGATCGCGTTCTGGAAATCGGCCCCGGTACTGGTATCCTGACTCGTCGCTTATTGCCCCTGGCTGAATCGGTTGTCGCTGTCGAAATTGACCGCGATTTATGCCAACTGCTGGCTAAACAACTCGGTAAGGTGGAAAATTTTCTCCTTCTACAAGGCGATTTTCTTTCCCTCGATTTAGACACTTCTTTAACTTCATTCCCAGCCTTCCAAAATCCAAATAAAGTTGTTGCCAATATCCCCTACAACATCACTGGCCCAATTTTGGAAAAATTGTTAGGTACAATTTCCCAACCCGCAGCCAAACCGTTTGATTCCATTGTGCTGCTGGTGCAGAAGGAAGTAGCACAAAGGCTGTATGCTAAACCAGGCTCGAAAGCATTTGGAGCTTTATCGGTGCGGGTGCAATATCTAGCAGAGTGCGAGTTAATTTGTATTGTGCCAGCAGGGGCGTTTCATCCGCCGCCCAAGGTTGATTCAGCGGTGGTGCGTCTGCGTCCGCGAATGACGGAACCACCAGCTGATGACCCCAAGCACCTAGAGACTTTGTTAAAGTTAGGCTTTGCCGAAAAGCGCAAAATGTTGCGAAATAATTTGAAAGGCATAGTAGAACGCGATCGCCTCACCCAATTACTGGAACAATTAGAAGTAAACCCCCAAGCCCGCGCCGAAGACTTAAGCGTTGCTCAATGGGTAGCCTTGAGTAACTTGGATCTTGCCTAA
- a CDS encoding TIGR00266 family protein, with translation MKYEIRYKPAFASVFVTLNPGDSLTAEAGAMTSMDAQLSIKTEFSGGFISGLLKKFFGGESFFVNVFTNNSQQPLQLVLTQSTIGDIVCIDLRGGREICFQPGAYIAHTPGVNMGVQWAGFKSWVSGEGLFKLKLNGQGQVFFGAYGGITQKRISGEFVVDSGHLVAYEPGIKMNIGLAGGLIGSVTSGEGLVNRLTGQGEIYLQSRSVGGLVKYLSPKLR, from the coding sequence GTGAAGTACGAAATTCGTTACAAACCAGCCTTTGCCTCTGTTTTTGTCACCTTGAATCCGGGTGATAGCCTCACGGCTGAGGCGGGAGCTATGACCAGTATGGATGCTCAACTGTCCATAAAAACAGAGTTTTCCGGTGGTTTCATCTCAGGACTGTTAAAGAAATTCTTTGGTGGAGAATCATTCTTTGTTAATGTTTTTACTAACAATTCACAGCAACCATTGCAGTTAGTTTTAACTCAATCCACCATTGGCGATATAGTTTGTATTGATTTACGGGGTGGACGGGAAATTTGCTTCCAGCCCGGTGCTTATATTGCCCATACTCCAGGCGTAAATATGGGAGTACAGTGGGCAGGTTTCAAGAGCTGGGTATCAGGAGAAGGACTGTTTAAGCTGAAGTTAAACGGTCAGGGACAAGTGTTTTTTGGGGCTTATGGTGGCATTACTCAAAAACGTATTTCTGGCGAATTTGTAGTAGATAGCGGTCATTTAGTTGCTTATGAACCAGGAATCAAAATGAATATTGGGTTGGCTGGCGGATTGATTGGTTCTGTCACGTCGGGGGAAGGATTAGTAAACCGTCTGACTGGTCAAGGGGAGATTTATTTACAGTCTCGCAGTGTTGGGGGATTAGTGAAGTATTTAAGCCCAAAATTACGGTAA
- a CDS encoding TIGR00266 family protein: MNVEILHQPDSAIARVTLSAGEELVAEAGRMIAMSGYINASTTLRQGKGGGILGGLKRMVAGESLFLSVFRSPTAGGEIFLAPKLMGDILPYKMTGDGLVVQSASYLASESDVDINLGFQGLKSLFSGESIFWLDVTGKGSVLLSSFGAIYEISVNGEYIVDTGHIVAFEKSLTFEIKKASSSLIGSFLGGEGFICRFKGQGKVFCQTHNPGAFGMLVGAQLPAR, translated from the coding sequence ATGAATGTGGAAATTTTACATCAACCAGACAGCGCGATCGCTCGTGTTACTTTAAGTGCTGGTGAAGAATTAGTTGCAGAAGCTGGCAGAATGATTGCCATGAGTGGTTACATCAATGCCAGTACCACTTTACGCCAAGGAAAAGGTGGCGGAATACTAGGCGGACTCAAGCGCATGGTGGCTGGCGAGTCATTATTTTTAAGTGTCTTCCGTTCTCCCACTGCTGGGGGTGAAATATTTCTGGCTCCAAAATTGATGGGCGATATTTTGCCCTATAAAATGACCGGAGATGGTTTAGTAGTGCAGTCTGCTTCTTACCTAGCCAGTGAATCAGATGTTGATATTAACTTGGGATTTCAAGGCTTAAAATCTTTATTTTCTGGGGAATCAATCTTTTGGTTAGATGTCACTGGTAAGGGTTCTGTTCTTCTCAGTTCCTTCGGGGCAATTTATGAAATATCAGTAAACGGTGAATATATTGTTGACACCGGACATATTGTTGCCTTTGAAAAAAGCCTGACATTTGAAATAAAAAAAGCAAGTTCTAGTTTGATCGGTTCTTTCTTAGGCGGTGAAGGTTTCATTTGTCGGTTTAAAGGACAAGGTAAAGTGTTTTGCCAAACTCACAATCCTGGTGCCTTTGGTATGCTGGTCGGCGCTCAGCTTCCGGCACGATAA
- a CDS encoding TIGR00266 family protein, translating to MNEIKYEIEHSPAYASLRFDLRTNQTVLVESGAMAAMDSCIKMKSKVQGGLMKGLGRMLGGESLFISEFTAEGRAGELYVSPGVPGEIQHYYLNGNGLMVQSSGFVAASPTVQLDTKFQGFKGFFSGESLFLLRATGQGDIWFSSYGAIVEIPVAGDYVVDTGYIVAFEDSLQYKVEMLGGLSFKGLRTGILGGEGLVCRFQGNGRLWIQSRELYALINFLNPFRPVKSSN from the coding sequence ATGAATGAAATAAAATACGAAATCGAACATTCTCCTGCATATGCTTCCCTACGGTTCGACTTGAGGACAAATCAAACAGTGTTAGTTGAATCAGGAGCAATGGCGGCGATGGACTCTTGCATCAAAATGAAATCTAAGGTGCAAGGTGGTTTAATGAAAGGTCTTGGTAGAATGCTGGGTGGGGAATCTTTATTTATCAGTGAATTCACCGCTGAAGGTAGAGCAGGAGAACTGTATGTTTCACCTGGAGTCCCTGGAGAAATTCAGCATTACTACCTGAATGGTAATGGTTTAATGGTGCAATCTTCTGGATTTGTTGCTGCTAGTCCCACAGTTCAACTCGATACTAAGTTTCAAGGCTTTAAAGGCTTCTTTAGTGGAGAGTCCTTGTTTTTACTTCGTGCAACTGGACAAGGTGATATCTGGTTTAGTTCTTATGGAGCAATTGTAGAAATTCCAGTGGCAGGTGATTATGTAGTAGATACTGGCTACATTGTAGCGTTTGAAGATTCGTTACAATACAAAGTTGAGATGTTAGGTGGTTTGTCATTTAAAGGGTTGAGGACTGGAATTTTAGGTGGTGAAGGATTAGTATGTCGCTTTCAGGGTAACGGACGTTTATGGATTCAGTCGCGGGAGCTTTATGCGCTGATTAATTTCTTGAATCCGTTTCGTCCAGTTAAGAGTAGTAATTGA
- a CDS encoding M48 family metallopeptidase, whose product MSSEIPSTATSINRNPPPSNRQLLMILGLFIGFIVGVIWLFGLLINSLVWVIPPSVEKQLGAVIVPAYEQLAKPSPTQETLNQLLDKLETKLPQEVRQERDYRVLYLPGDTVNALALPGDRMIIYAGLLKQIESENELMMVLGHELGHFAHRDHLRSLVRQLIFPIAIATIFGDAGGLSSVAASGVEAVSKSQFSQSQESQADEFGLTLLQNTYGHVAGATDFFARMSRQKGVNFDFLTTHPAPGRRVKELQRLIEQKNYPVKERSPFPETLSNLKE is encoded by the coding sequence ATGTCTTCTGAAATTCCTTCAACAGCAACATCTATTAATCGCAATCCGCCCCCAAGTAACCGCCAACTGCTCATGATTCTGGGGCTGTTTATTGGCTTTATTGTCGGTGTTATTTGGCTGTTTGGGTTGCTGATTAATAGCCTGGTATGGGTGATTCCTCCCAGTGTGGAAAAACAACTGGGTGCTGTAATTGTTCCGGCTTACGAACAGTTGGCTAAACCGTCACCTACTCAAGAGACATTGAATCAATTGTTAGATAAGCTGGAAACAAAATTGCCGCAAGAGGTGAGACAAGAGCGGGATTACCGAGTGCTATATTTGCCAGGTGATACGGTGAATGCTCTAGCTTTACCGGGCGATCGCATGATCATCTACGCGGGTTTGCTCAAGCAAATCGAATCTGAAAATGAGCTGATGATGGTGTTGGGACATGAGTTGGGACATTTTGCCCATCGCGATCATTTACGCAGTTTAGTGCGCCAGCTGATTTTCCCGATCGCGATCGCTACCATTTTTGGCGATGCGGGTGGACTATCATCAGTTGCTGCTTCTGGAGTTGAAGCGGTCAGCAAATCCCAATTTTCTCAGTCTCAAGAATCTCAAGCCGATGAGTTTGGACTTACTTTGCTACAAAATACTTATGGTCATGTAGCAGGAGCAACCGACTTTTTTGCCCGAATGAGTCGTCAAAAAGGTGTGAATTTTGATTTCTTAACTACCCATCCAGCACCCGGTAGGCGTGTTAAAGAATTGCAGCGCTTGATCGAGCAGAAAAATTATCCTGTAAAAGAGCGATCGCCCTTTCCAGAAACGCTCTCCAACTTGAAAGAATAG